A single region of the Streptomyces sp. NBC_00425 genome encodes:
- a CDS encoding copper chaperone PCu(A)C: MPGLERSRRAGRARLLAASSAVVTGALLLTACGSDADGRAELSVRAAYIPQPVSATMAAGFLTVVNKGGAKDELTSVTSTAAGSVTLHETVGSSMEEVTALDVPAHGQLVFKSGGNHLMFEKLKSKPVQGATVTVELHFASSGPLEVEIPVKSATYDPTTGH, from the coding sequence ATGCCCGGCCTGGAGAGGTCCCGCCGGGCGGGGCGGGCGCGGTTGCTGGCCGCGTCCTCCGCGGTCGTCACCGGGGCGCTGCTGCTGACGGCGTGCGGATCGGACGCGGACGGCCGGGCGGAGCTGTCCGTCCGCGCCGCCTACATTCCGCAGCCCGTCTCCGCCACCATGGCCGCCGGTTTCCTGACCGTCGTCAACAAGGGCGGTGCCAAGGACGAGCTGACGTCCGTCACCAGCACCGCGGCGGGCAGCGTCACCCTCCACGAGACCGTCGGGTCGTCGATGGAGGAGGTCACCGCCCTCGACGTCCCCGCCCACGGTCAACTCGTGTTCAAGAGCGGCGGAAACCACCTGATGTTCGAGAAGCTGAAGAGCAAGCCGGTACAGGGCGCAACGGTGACCGTCGAACTCCACTTCGCCTCCTCCGGCCCGCTCGAGGTCGAGATCCCGGTGAAGTCCGCCACGTACGACCCGACGACCGGCCACTGA
- a CDS encoding SCO family protein — protein sequence MRKKTFAVAALLSAATLTLSACSSDDGTSPVAVVSQEGKQQAATVLDQPFAKPALVLTDTRGASYDLRKETDGHPTLVYFGYTNCPDVCPLTMSNIAVAKKQLPKAEQDELRVVFVTTDPDRDTPAALGTWLKGIDPQVVGLTGKFATIQAAARSLGISVEAPHKDKNGKIVSTHGTQVVAFSPKTNGGYLLYGEDAKVDDYIKDLPKIIKGENP from the coding sequence ATGCGCAAGAAGACGTTCGCCGTGGCCGCGCTGCTCTCCGCCGCCACTCTCACCCTCTCCGCCTGCAGCAGCGACGACGGCACGAGCCCCGTGGCCGTGGTCTCCCAGGAGGGCAAGCAGCAGGCCGCGACCGTGCTGGACCAGCCCTTCGCCAAGCCCGCCCTGGTCCTCACCGACACCCGGGGCGCCTCCTACGACCTCCGCAAGGAGACGGACGGCCACCCGACGCTGGTCTACTTCGGCTACACCAACTGCCCGGACGTCTGCCCGCTGACGATGAGCAACATCGCCGTCGCCAAGAAGCAGCTGCCCAAGGCGGAGCAGGACGAGCTGCGCGTCGTCTTCGTCACCACGGACCCGGACCGTGACACCCCGGCCGCGCTCGGCACTTGGCTCAAGGGCATCGACCCCCAGGTCGTGGGCCTGACCGGGAAGTTCGCGACGATCCAGGCAGCCGCCCGCTCGCTCGGCATCTCCGTCGAGGCACCGCACAAGGACAAGAACGGCAAGATCGTCTCCACCCACGGCACCCAGGTCGTCGCCTTCTCCCCGAAAACGAACGGCGGATACCTGCTGTACGGCGAGGACGCCAAGGTCGACGACTACATCAAGGACCTGCCCAAGATCATCAAGGGCGAGAACCCGTGA